In Mytilus edulis chromosome 13, xbMytEdul2.2, whole genome shotgun sequence, a single window of DNA contains:
- the LOC139501715 gene encoding forkhead box protein J3-like gives MKSKMADLESSLTAMDWLPRLTVGGAMAGVVGKDGVSNGPLTKTQGGNIALRKAPNSPLDTTATLDQNDATSHRDGKPPYSYANLITFAINSSHKKKMTLSEIYQWICDHFPYYKDAGNGWKNSIRHNLSLNKCFLKVPRSKEDPGKGSYWAIDSNPPDDPLPARHKKRKFIISDRCSPYSPESGSQSLGSPPSLSQVNVQVTSLPAPQPNLVQHQTQQPTHQMPFMNGGIEDLSASFRSLYKSMFDTHQNNSTTTTINDWVQNVDVLKESLRLAGSGNFDLNNIDLTQFQGLMDSMKNLDQTNWAVSPEQFSDLASSLNTFFNQAGIPLPTTQDPNLNNPGMFNNNTTLPSLSPASHLTIPDTPSSVSPSISPRSLAGFSPASNQAVIVQPTQSAPYIGKEELDEEEIDWDKLL, from the exons ATGAAATCTAAGATGGCGGACCTAGAAAGCTCTCTCACAGCAATGGACTGGCTACCCCGTTTAACCGTCGGCGGGGCTATGGCTGGTGTCGTGGGTAAAGACGGTGTATCAAATGGACCTTTAACTAAAACACAAGGTGGTAATATTGCCTTACGGAAGGCTCCAAATTCACCTTTAGACACAACTGCAACACTCGATCAGAACGATGCAACAAGTCACAGAGATGGAAAGCCACCCTATAGTTATGCTAATTTAATAACATTTGCCATAAACAGTTCtcataaaaagaaaatgacattaAGTGAAATTTACCAATGGATATGTGACCATTTTCCATACTATAAAGATGCAGGAAATGGTTGGAAG aattcCATAAGACATAATTTGTCTCTGAATAAGTGCTTTTTAAAAGTGCCAAGATCAAAGGAAGATCCAGGAAAG GGATCATACTGGGCAATAGACAGTAATCCCCCAGACGATCCATTGCCTGCCAGGCATAAAAAGAGAAAATTCATAATCTCAGATAGG tgttCACCATACAGTCCAGAATCTGGTAGCCAGTCCCTAGGATCACCACCAAGCTTATCACAAGTTAATGTCCAGGTGACATCCTTACCGGCCCCACAACCTAACCTG GTCCAACACCAGACACAGCAGCCGACACATCAGATGCCATTTATGAATGGAGGAATTGAAGATCTCAGTGCTTCTTTCAGAAGTCTTTATAAGTCTATGTTTGATACACACCAAA ataataGTACTACCACCACTATAAATGATTGGGTTCAGAACGTGGATGTATTAAAGGAAAGTTTACGGCTGGCTGGGTCAGGAAACTTTGACTTAAATAATATAGATTTAACACAGTTTCAGG GTTTAATGGACTCCATGAAGAACCTTGACCAGACTAACTGGGCAGTGAGTCCAGAGCAGTTTTCTGATTTAGCATCATCTTTAAATACCTTCTTTAACCAAGCTGGTATACCATTACCCACAACACAGGATCCCAATTTAA ATAATCCAGGGATGTTTAATAACAACACAACACTGCCATCTTTAAGTCCAGCATCTCATTTAACCATACCAGACACTCCATCCTCAGTCAGTCCGTCCATTAGTCCCAGATCATTAGCA GGTTTTAGTCCAGCATCAAATCAAGCAGTAATCGTCCAGCCTACACAATCTGCACCATATATTGGTAAAGAAGAACTTGATGAAGAAGAAATAGACTGGGATAAATTGTTGTGA